Genomic segment of Arachis hypogaea cultivar Tifrunner chromosome 11, arahy.Tifrunner.gnm2.J5K5, whole genome shotgun sequence:
cccGGCGCGAGGAACGAAGTGACAAACAGTTGCCTCAGCAACCAAGAGACACGCGCGCAGGGGGCATGTCCCTTCCACGAGCGGCCGACCTAACGACGACGAGTGGAACATGAAATAACACACCACTAATAGCTCCCACGACTATCACTGGtgcgtgggggcactgttactGCCTGGCCCAAACCCTCCACGGGTCGGTCCGACTCGAGCGTCACCCGACCCGGACGGTCACGGGTGAGGCGCCCCACAACCGACCCGAACACGCGTCCCAGACAACTCACTCACAGCTGTGGGAGAACGTCCCGGAAAAGTGGGCCTGTCCTTGTAGGGCCCACCCCTGACACAGTATATACGGGGAAGGATttacccttcccccaaggtacgtcacacatcATATCACCCTTTCCGCCTGCACATttactgacaagagcgtcggagtgtctttgtaggtggcaccccccttttacacgaagtgctcgggacctcgcGTTTACCTGACCGGTTGCCCAAAACCAGACGAGACCCCACCATCCGCAAAATTccaacccgaaccgtccggtacccgacctaccgaacagaatccacaaaataaataaataaataaataaataagaaaaagaaaaaaaacatacgCTGTTtgccacaaaataaataaataaacaaataaaagaagaaaaagaagaaaagaaacctgGATGTTATTAAGGTGAACATGAAGGACATTAAAATGTTGAACTATTAAGGCTGAGCTTGATTTCAGAGACAGGACAGAACATGACACAGAGACAAAGACAATAGGAtggagacactaaaaattattgtttgtgtattgtgtttggatatgatgtacaagacactaatgtaatgtcgaatattatgtttggatacacatggataagactaaaatattatatgaaatgactaaaataaccatatgattcaaaattttctacatcaagtacaaattaatttaacagaGAATGAGAGTACGTAGGAGTACAGACGAAACTTGAAAAAATGTTTGAAGagactaaaaattttaataaaaaaaatataatagtatttatattaaaataaaattataaatatatttattttatttttaaatttattattaatatgtagaaatacatatggttaagattaataaaaaaatagatcttgagtttgattaataaaaaattatgtttaggtttataagccaaattaattttaaataaaaaatcagttttaaaaaagaatccgtttttacatgaaaaaattagtttttgcacataaaaatctatttttatttagaaaacaaatttttttttatctaaaaactaatttttctttaaattatataaaatcaattataacttataaattattttttagcattttaaaagatcaattttacctttaataatatttatctttcaaaagtttcaagactaattatagaaaaaataagaagggataatagtagaataataaaagatatctatggataaaaaggaaaacaaaatttataaaaaaagttcCGTGTCCACCCTTCCAAatcccgtgtccatcattgtccttcgtaaaaAAGTGGACACAAAGATATAAAAAACTGTTTCGGAGACAATCTGTTCCGTGTCTATGTCTCTGTttccaaacatattttaaacatttactgtccatgtctctgtgtactgtctccgaaaacaaacgctaccttagaaaGTGGTGAATCTTATttatagagaagaaaaaaaaatttagaaagtaattaataacagatcaatcataaaaaattaaattaaattttgaaattgattatTAAAGCCATGGAgagacatttaaattttaaagtgatAAAAGATGAGAAAGATAAGttacatttaaaaatatttgttaaaattattTAGTTAGATAGTTAAcaagttaattaattagttgcTGACGTAAGCAAAGCAGTTACAACATTTATAGCTCCATTTTCTGTTAGCTGATTATATTGGCTTAAGGCTATGTATATATTCCCTATTGCAAGTACAATGTGATTAATGAaaagtatataatataaaaaaaaaaaatattaggatcaacatttattattaatattaactaatattttaattaatattttttatataatttaaaatcagGATTTAATATTTATGATTTAAGATTTAGAGTTTAGTGTTGAATAATTATATGTTTGGTTAACTAAAATCTAAAGTGAAAATGCAAACTACTAACATTGATCTTGATGTATAATAAAAGAATATTACAAAGAAATGCCTTGAATCTAATTAAATTGTAATGAAGAGTAAGGATTTCACCCTATGAACCTCTTTCTGTGGTAATTAATATATCATACATATACATAAAATGCTGATACAGATTTGCCATTTCATTTATAGTTTCTGCTTTAATCATTCATTCACTATTTATTTGTCATTCTGCCTCTCAGTCTATacagtttgaaaagaaaaagaataaataaactaTCCATCAGACTCTCCCAAAATTTTCTGACACAGGAGCTGATATGTCCTCAAATTGAAACTCTTGCAATTTCCTATAATCATTTAGAAAAAGAGATGGAATCAGTTAGAATAGTACCAAAGCAAATTAAAAGGCCTATTTGGTTTCTGGTTTCATTTTCAGTGTTTTCTATTTCGAGAATTTCGTGAACAAAAATAAGTACAGAAAGGCCAAAAGCACTGAAAATAACCACATGAATTGAAAACACAAACTAAAgcatgaaacaaaataaaacttgatTTTAAGTCTATCTTACTTACCAATCCAATAATGTCATTCAACTTTGTCATTTTTATCTGTGTCCCTCTTCCCAGCAAGGATCATAGAAATCTGAAGCCCTCTACTGAATGCTTGGTTGAAAAGCAAACGTGTTTGGAACTCAGAAACAAATGGGAACCATGACAAAGTTGCTATTGGCATGAAGATTAGAAGTCCCATTACATATTCATAAGCTCTAGAGAGCTCTTTCACTGAATCCCATAATCTAGCTCCCTTCAGGCATCCCCTGCATGCTTGCGCAATCTTTTATCGCGCGAAAAAGAAGGAACATGAGTGAGTGAATCAATTACTTCCTACATAGGCCTAAAGTTTCGGAATAGTGTAGAACATATAGCAAATTTTCTTCAACTGTGTGAGATTTTGCTTTTTAGAATCGATTCTGCGAAAACCGGTAGCTCCTTAAAAGTGATTCTGATAGAAAGTAAAAGAATTTAACTTTTGCTAGAATCAATTCTAGAGACTAATAGTTGGTTTTGCAAACTAGTAACcaaaattgcataaaaaataaCTGAAGTTGATTCCTGATAAGTAGAATTCtgattttaacttttaagtaATAAACACAAACATGTAAAATCACCAAACATGCATGGTTTTGAAATATGTAGGAGTTTCAAACTTACCAGTATAAGGGCCCAACCGGAGGGCATGAAGGCAAGAACGGCGGCGAACAAATCTGATATGGTAAGTCCACACACCACAAATAGTACAGTCATGACTGACACGAAGCCGAGGAAGAGGAGTGCCTTGAGAATACGGAACATTAGCTGGAAATCAGTGCCAAATCTTCGTCTACCCATCGATACCATCTGATGTCCAAATAGAAATTCATACAAACAAATTGGTTAGGCTTAAACTAGAAGGAGAAACTCAGttaatctataaatttatttatgatacTTTTGTACAAAGAAATTGGTTAGGCTTAAACTAGAAGAAATAACAATGAATTCATCAATCATGGATAAATCTTACATACCTTTAAGACAATAAGGACAATGACCAAAACTGCCCAAGAAAGTCCATATACCTACACAAGAAAAAATGTGATATATAACTAGGTGGTCTCAATAAAGCCAACAATCTGATTGATAGAATTAGAGAAGATATGAATGAGTTTGTCTACCCATAAAGTTCTGCTATGATGAGCAATATCAAGGTGGTAGACAATTCCATACTGATAAATAAAGAAGCGAAATGCGAGTATTATCTCAAGCAATTTGCCCCttatatttgaatatttcaaGTGTTCATTCTCCTCATCCCACCAAGATTCCCAGCTTTTATCAGACGAGATACCGATACCACCACGATTTCCCATCCACCTTTTCCAATCAGTCCAATCATCCACAGTCTTTTGCCAATCAAAACCAGAAGGATTGAACAAGAATGGAGCAAACAACCAAGAAATTGCCAAAAACCACATTGAGAATGTGATGAACAGATAAAGTGAGGTGCGGTATGATGATCCATAAActtcataaacaatcaaaagtATGAGTATCTCAAGACCCTTAACAAAGTGGCTCCGGGAATACATCCTATAGTTATCAGCAAACTTTGCATGGAAGACAACAAAACCACGGCCGGTCGGTCTGTACTTAGAGCCTCCATGTAAGAGAGTTCTTCCATAGTAATGAGCTTTTGTTCCAAGCTGGAAAGTAAAGAACACTGAGGCTAGTTGCAGCTGCATGATGATGAAATCACCCAAGGCGGTTCGGAATCCCTTCTCCAAACCAATTTCCATAACCATTGGCAGTACCAGCAGCAATCCCAACTGAACAACAGATTGAGTTGCCAAGGCCTGTTCAAGGGCTTTACTCTGCTGCATGATTGGACTTTGAagaatttctttttcaactccACTCAATACCATGTATACTCGGCCGTATAAGAACACATAGACAGTTAACACAGTTATCTGATCAAGTCATGGCATAAAAGTACAAGAGTTAGCTTATTTATTAAGAAACTATACACTGTGATAAAAGTAGTTTCCTATCATGTCAAAGAAAACACCATCTAGTCCAAATTGAGCAAAGTTTCAAGGAAAATTTCCCAAAaggatattttattaattaccaTGCTGCTGAAATAGAAACCAACTGTTGTGAAGTAGAATGACAACATTCTGAAGAAGTCAAATCGTCGTCCAAGGCGATAAACATCTCGGCTAAGTGTTTGTTCTCCATTTCCATTTGCAACCTTAGCCTCAAAGAGTGATATCTGATTCATTCCCACGTCACGCCCCTTACCAACTTGTATGTACTCATGATGAGTGATGAATCCGTTTCGTAGCGTTGAATTGAACCCTATCAAAGATAAGCACAGTTAGTAAAAGATTCAGTAAGTTGGATACACAATTTCTACTCAGTAACCTGGATGTACCTGAAAATATATCCTCACTCAAGTTTATGACTTTTGATGCTTTACTTATGCCACCTCTTGTTAAGTGGAAGATTCTGTCAAATATGTCAGGATGGCCATAGTGAAATCGAACCCTGCAAATTTAAGAACATGTATTCCTTGTAAGAAAAGTTTTTTTCAAGTTATTACAAATTATGTATAATTCAGTGTTTTCTCTGATAATAACTTACACTTTGTATCACATTGGAAGGTAGTTCATGACATTGGTACTAACCTTAAAGGATTTGCCAATATTCGTTGGCCGATGGTCACAAAGCTAGTCTCCTGGTTTGACATAAACCAAGCAAGTGATGAAACACTGCAAAGTAAGAAACAGTAAGCACTGACAATAAGTACCCTTTAAATGCTTGATTAAAcatgagaaataaataaataaaaacatttatggTTTCTTTATCATGAAATAAGTAAAAGTTTAATACCTTCCAGTAAAAATATGCTCTCTTAGACCCAATATGGTAGGTCGTCTTCGTCCACTATGATCTTTTCGGAATTCTTCCAACACATTTCTCATTTTGAATGCTTCTTCATAGTAATTATCCTTTAGAATATAAAGGAGAAAGTAAGAGTGCTGAACTACATAGAAAATAAATACCACTTAACACATTAAATTTAACTCCAAAGAAAACTTACTTGATTCATGTCTATGGTCTGCAAGGCTTCACCACGAGTGAATATAATGGCATGGTTTTGATTTTCAGGTTTCCCTTCACCAATCTCAACTGGTAAACCCGGAAGCTTGATGCGATATACTTCCTATTAATCAACATAAAACCATTTCTTAACCAGGAAACTTGTACAAACATTTTTCAACTAGGTCCTTTTATCCTTTTCTTAGAAAATTTAGGTGAATCATAATTGGAAAATGAGACTTCAAACTTGAACATTTGTTCATACCTCATCATACTTTTCACCTCCTTTGACAAGAACTGAGTAATAAACTTTCTGTGATTTCCCTTCCTTTGCCTCTTCCACTTCATCTATGTAGGCAACACGAAGCGCTGAATTCCTACACGGTATATTCCATTACTTCATTGAGAATCACTTTGTTATATTAAGTACATCTATATAGTTTGGAAAATGGTATAGTTGACTCACTCTAACATCAGGCCAAGAATGTTAGTATAGCTACTTCTCTCTTTGGgattcttggatttcttttgagCACCATAGACTTGGCAAGAAACAACATAGGTGAACTTCAAATCAGCCAAAGCCTGTGCATATTCAAAGAGCCccttcttatctttatcttgaaAATCTGTTGTCCGGAAGCCGCTAAATATAGCTGCaaggaagaaaaaaaacataTTGTACTTCATTCTTAAGGAATGGAGTTGCACTATGAATTAGAATTTGTAATAAAGGAGATAACTGACCATTGTCTCCAGCATATTCCAGGAAACATTGAAGAATCAAAGCTTCCCTATAATACATCATTCCTCTCACTAgcagaaacaaaatgaaaatcaacatttgaattggaaaccatatacaaatttagtaataaaagttatcaTTGTTCAATATGATCAAAGACCTGTTCGAAAGAGTGTCTGTCCTCTGTAAGATGCCCATTGTGTCTTGAAGTCATTCTTATCCTCATCACTCTCAACTTTCAAGTCATTAAGCCGCTCATGGAAATTACGCCATTCATCTACATTGCTTTAGAAATGAGTGAAGATGTACTGAGGAGAAAACAAAATAGGTGAGAAAATAAATCCAAACTCACCAGGGTATATCTTTCTTAAGTAGAATAAGATTGATATCCCATCTTCATTTTCCTTATTGAGTTCCTCAATCGAATATCGAACATCTTCTTTGTAATATGGTGTCAAAACACTAAAGAAAAAGCTTACATAAGTTCCAATCATAGTAGCATCagttaaaaataaacaaacattATGTGCCTTTACTATTTAAGAACTTAGGAGAGTTGGCACTTGCCATTTTTCAATATTCATTCGATTTTTTCCACTTTCATGTCAataaattagttaatcaaaatgaCTAACCTGAAGGACAACATGTTTCGAACTTTGGGAGCCTTCGGCATATTCATGAATAAGGAATTTGCAAAGAATGTGATACGGCGGCGGGCATCAAGATTTTGAGGCACATTTATGGCTGATTCCTTTACTGTTAAAAGCAAATGAAGCCTAATAACCTACAAAGAAGAAACAAAGACTTAGTAAACAAAATCACAATTGAAAAAGAATAATGCAGCGAATCAACCAGAGTGTATTTGTGAAGACTACCTTCTCCTTCACTGATTTGTTGACAGTAAAATAGGTGTCTATGTTGACAAACCTCTGTCCTCTTTCTCTGGTGTTGAGACGAAGATTTTCCATGACTCTGGAGAAAGCAAAACCAGATCAACATCATAATGCAGCACTTATTGTGATGtttaatatatataaagtttTGAACATACAAATAGCCATCAAGCATAACATCTTGTAAGATAATTTCTACAATATCCTGCAGAACATTGACTATCTGGGGCTTCAGTGTCTCGAGTTTGTCGTCTTCAGCTCGCTGCCAATGAGAATGAAAAGACAGTGTTATAAAGACTTCAAAGGGTCTATATAGGAAACTGAGATATTCTGAGAGGAAAGAGTTACCAATAGAGTTAGGAATTTCTCCAATTTCTCACTAAGTGAAGGCAAACCACTCATCTTGAATTCCTTGACAAATGTGTGTTCTTGTATGCTCCATTCAACTTTATCACAAATATGGTTTACAATCCTATCACAATACATGGAAGACGTTGAATAATCAAGAGGATTCCGGTAAAAGCAGAAAGAAAGTTACTGTTTGGTTTATGTTTTCACATTTTGAGAAGAAAAAAGTTGAAAACAATAAAATCATGTTTTCTAATTTCGCGAAATCCTAACAACAATACTAAAAATGAAATCAGGAAATAAAAATAGAGACTAAATATGTAAGCACCCGAGATAGTGATATCTTTTTTTCCTTACATCTTATCTTCCTCATCTTGCAGGAGGTTATAAATGATATCCTTGAGAGTTTCATAGCATTCGACGACTGCCGAATACATGTAGCTATCATTCATAATCTTTTTGAAGAGCTCACTGTCGTCCTCCTTCTTATAATCTTTTGCCATGTCAAGGGCTATAGGAATCTGTACATATTAAAGAGACTTAAAACAGAAGCAAAATTTGCTGCAATCCAATTATAGTACCTTCTAGATCACGAGGAGTGAATCGAAAATATTAATGTACCTTACTGGCAAGCAAGAATGGAGGCCATTGGATGACAGAAACATCACTTGAACTGTAAGGAACAAGAAGCAAATCTCTATCCCTGGAAAAATCATAGTCAAGAGATATAATCAAAATTTAAGAGCTTGAGATTCATGCATATTATGCAAGATGCGGATACTATGCAGAAGTTCGAACCTGTTACTGATCAGGTCTTCTTCTCTCATTGAATTTATAAACTCATTCCAAACCTGAGAAAAGTATGCAATATTTCTCCGTCCATACGTTTCATCCTGCCGCGAAAAATTGTTTGCTTCATCAGCAAGGTATTTAGACTAGCAATAAATATCTAGAATCTATCTAGGTAGTTATATATAATTGCATCATATGAGCAAGTACTGAATTTTGAGATATGAATGCAGCACCACTTCCTCATGTATAGTCTTTCTGCTTCTTCCGGGCAAAAAACATCCACTGAAAGCTTGTGGCACGGATTCAAATCTCGAGCGGAGCATTCCAAGAGTCCTTATCTAAGATAtgaaaagaatgataaaataacACAATGAACAAAAGCATTATTATCTATAGTACTATTACCACAAgcaaaaatatcaattttttttcaaaagaaaatcaTGTTAAGGTGAGACCTTTAATAAGATAGCATACTAGCATTGAATTTAaggttaatttttgttttcaatttcaataaaaCTCGATACTGcaacttcctttttattttctttccccaGGATAAAACAAGAATCCTGTCAAGTAAAGAGGAATCCGAAAATATCGTTCCAATAAAAAATTGCTACTAACCTCACCCAAATGGCTGAAGGCTCCAACAATTCCACCAAATAGAGTGGCATAAATGGCATACCATATTTGAGTATCCATAAAATAAACCTATACATAATAGAACATAAAAATAAGGGAATGAATTATATCAAAATGTGAAAACCAAAGCATTGGAACAAAGAGTTTTCGTTCAGAAATTCCATGTCTACTGAACTCACCAGGACAATTGGAGCCCAAATTGCAATCACAATGAAAATGTTGTGAGTCTCTGTAGCACTTACAAAATGTGAGTTAAGGTAGATATACTAACAGAAAATGTAGTACAAATAGTGAAATAAAATGCTTACCATTTTCTGGAAAGAACTCATACCACTGGTAGTTATCAATAGACATTCCCATTATCAATTTTGTTGGTTCAACAAGAGGATTTATCTATTGAAAGATAAGTTCAGTATATCAGAGAAACAAATTAAATGAGGTTaacttataaaatatattttgtgattttcaCACAAGCATATCTGTTTGAAACTTTTTTACGCCAACAGTGCATCAAATTAAATCCTAAAGAAAAGAGTTTAACAGTTCATAAAACGGGGAATTGATTCCACTATCTTATATTTCTGCATAAACTCACTATAGAAGATCCATATTTTTAAGAAACTGCAGTAAAATTTGGAGACATAATACCTCCACATAGTAGCTGAATGCAAGCTTGCTAAGTAGTAGCATTATCCAAAATAAGGTATACCTGCCATAACGAAGTACAATCATATACTTTAATACCAAACTATATGGAGAGTCGAACTTTATTATAGAAGCAGCATATATGTGTCAAAGAATTCAATATCGAATCTTTAGTCGATCAATAGGGGGATAAAAAAAATGGCCCAAAAATAGAACATTTGTGTCTACAATGTAGTGACCGAAAAGTTTCAGAAATAATATGGTGAAAACTTGAACAGCAAGTACATAGATATATTCTTCATCAAGTCTTTTAACTAGAATGGTGAAGTTTCTCACAAAACTTATATAGTAAACTATGTTCAATATAACAAAAACAATGGTAGTTATGCATTTATGCTCATCCTTCTGACTTCTGAATTCCATATCTTGAAAAACTTGgtgataaataaaagaaatttataagaTTTTCACACTTACTTCAGTAGTGACAACATGTTCTCATGCATTCCCCTTCCTACATATAATTTTGGCTGCAGTAAAGTCATTGTTAGACACATAAcatttaattagaaaaaaaaaatgcaaagactAATAGCTTGTGCTACTCACCTGAGCCCACCACATTAAGAGTGTGATGAGTCGCATATTAGATCGCTCCAACTTTCGCCGCAGAGGTGGAAGGAAAAAGAGTAATACAGACACTATGTTTGGCAACATATATAGTAGAACCATGTAGGTGTAAAGTGACTGGTCACCCCAATGCCCTGCCCAACTGGTGAAAAATCTTATGAGCTCTGGCGGATTCTGCACCGAGCTAGAATAACTTACTGGCAGAACAACCACCCAGACAGCTGCCGCCACGAATTTCAGAAAATATCGAAGCAACTGAGTGAACTTCATATTCTTCAATGCACTCAAGGTGAGTATAATATCCAGGGAGACTGAAAATTTTCAATGAAGATGATATGAGTAAAAAGGTTAGTAAATCATAATACAAAGAAGacaataaaacaaagaaaagctGAAACATATAATAAGATTGAATACCTTGCAGAAAATTGAGAATAGCATATGTAATGAATATACTCATAACATTTCTGAAGGCATCAGTGTCAAGAAACACCCCAACAGGTCCCAAGGTACTCCATGCAATAATAATCATAGCCTGAAAACAAATATTAATTCATGTGGTGAAGTTCCAAGACTTAACTACAAGTCTTAGTATGAAGGTCAAGACTATTAACAGGTCCCAAGAATTATGATCACCTGTAAAGCCAATATAAAGAATATCCACATTCGATCAAAACTCCTATACAGATGCAAAAATGTACGAACTTCAACAAAATTTGTTTTCGGCTTCTTTTTCCCAGGAACTGAGCTAGCTTGGCTACGGCCCTGCCATTAGCATTTATATTTGAATAAAGTTCTTTAACAAAGTAatgaaaatttaaatattgtaatgTGATCAAGGCAAATCATAGTTATTAGCCATGAAAAGTAAAACACAAGGA
This window contains:
- the LOC112719812 gene encoding callose synthase 7, coding for MASTSGTKGPHGVPRPPSRRFTRSATKVVELPNEEGGVDSEIVPSSLAVIVPILRAAMEVEEENPRVAYLCRFHAFEKAHNMDPTSSGRGVRQFKTYLLHRLEKEGEITESMTNKSDARELQTYYQYFYETRIRDGENTQKPEEMAKNVQIATVLYEVLKAMVPAQSIEEKTRRYSADVESKRGEYEHYNILPLYAVGVKPAIMDFPEIQAALNALRRVDHLPPIRHDVPRDGSTHPTHYKKVNDILDWISYIFGFQKGNVANQREHLILLLANMNIRNKAASEELDDETVDKLAAKIFKNYESWCHYVRCKSNLRYPDEHDRQRSQLIYIALYLLIWGEAANIRFMPECLCYIFHHMCRDVYGILHGNVDAVSGEVFLKAAESDELFLREVITPIYEVLAKEAKRNNKGKASHSNWRNYDDLNEYFWSDRCFKLGWPMNRDADFFRHSDEIQTAHHGRSQASSVPGKKKPKTNFVEVRTFLHLYRSFDRMWIFFILALQAMIIIAWSTLGPVGVFLDTDAFRNVMSIFITYAILNFLQVSLDIILTLSALKNMKFTQLLRYFLKFVAAAVWVVVLPVSYSSSVQNPPELIRFFTSWAGHWGDQSLYTYMVLLYMLPNIVSVLLFFLPPLRRKLERSNMRLITLLMWWAQPKLYVGRGMHENMLSLLKYTLFWIMLLLSKLAFSYYVEINPLVEPTKLIMGMSIDNYQWYEFFPENETHNIFIVIAIWAPIVLVYFMDTQIWYAIYATLFGGIVGAFSHLGEIRTLGMLRSRFESVPQAFSGCFLPGRSRKTIHEEVDETYGRRNIAYFSQVWNEFINSMREEDLISNRDRDLLLVPYSSSDVSVIQWPPFLLASKIPIALDMAKDYKKEDDSELFKKIMNDSYMYSAVVECYETLKDIIYNLLQDEEDKMIVNHICDKVEWSIQEHTFVKEFKMSGLPSLSEKLEKFLTLLRAEDDKLETLKPQIVNVLQDIVEIILQDVMLDGYLVMENLRLNTRERGQRFVNIDTYFTVNKSVKEKVIRLHLLLTVKESAINVPQNLDARRRITFFANSLFMNMPKAPKVRNMLSFSVLTPYYKEDVRYSIEELNKENEDGISILFYLRKIYPDEWRNFHERLNDLKVESDEDKNDFKTQWASYRGQTLFRTVRGMMYYREALILQCFLEYAGDNAIFSGFRTTDFQDKDKKGLFEYAQALADLKFTYVVSCQVYGAQKKSKNPKERSSYTNILGLMLENSALRVAYIDEVEEAKEGKSQKVYYSVLVKGGEKYDEEVYRIKLPGLPVEIGEGKPENQNHAIIFTRGEALQTIDMNQDNYYEEAFKMRNVLEEFRKDHSGRRRPTILGLREHIFTGSVSSLAWFMSNQETSFVTIGQRILANPLRVRFHYGHPDIFDRIFHLTRGGISKASKVINLSEDIFSGFNSTLRNGFITHHEYIQVGKGRDVGMNQISLFEAKVANGNGEQTLSRDVYRLGRRFDFFRMLSFYFTTVGFYFSSMITVLTVYVFLYGRVYMVLSGVEKEILQSPIMQQSKALEQALATQSVVQLGLLLVLPMVMEIGLEKGFRTALGDFIIMQLQLASVFFTFQLGTKAHYYGRTLLHGGSKYRPTGRGFVVFHAKFADNYRMYSRSHFVKGLEILILLIVYEVYGSSYRTSLYLFITFSMWFLAISWLFAPFLFNPSGFDWQKTVDDWTDWKRWMGNRGGIGISSDKSWESWWDEENEHLKYSNIRGKLLEIILAFRFFIYQYGIVYHLDIAHHSRTLWVYGLSWAVLVIVLIVLKMVSMGRRRFGTDFQLMFRILKALLFLGFVSVMTVLFVVCGLTISDLFAAVLAFMPSGWALILIAQACRGCLKGARLWDSVKELSRAYEYVMGLLIFMPIATLSWFPFVSEFQTRLLFNQAFSRGLQISMILAGKRDTDKNDKVE